The following coding sequences lie in one Phalacrocorax aristotelis chromosome 2, bGulAri2.1, whole genome shotgun sequence genomic window:
- the ABITRAM gene encoding protein Abitram, whose product MAVAMAAGGARGGAERYFTRWYKPDVKGRPCEDFCVLQHSNRICVITLAEAHPLLQSGKTIKSINYQISANCSRLQNKVSGKSKRGAQFLTELAPLCRISSSDGEEYTVYSCIRGRLIEVNENILSNPAILQEKPSTEGYIAVVLPKFEESKSITQGLLTPKEYEEVLLKRRNSS is encoded by the exons ATGGCTGTGGCGatggcggcggggggggcgcggggcggcgcggagCGGTACTTCACGCGCTGGTACAAGCCAG ACGTGAAGGGGCGGCCGTGCGAGGACTTCTGCGTGCTGCAGCACTCCAACAG aatCTGTGTCATCACCTTGGCAGAAGCCCATCCTCTTCTTCAAAGtggaaaaacaattaaaagcatTAATTACCAAATCAGTGCCAACTGTAGCAGACTCCAGAATAAGGTCTCTGGGAAGTCAAAAAGG gGAGCTCAGTTTTTAACAGAACTTGCCCCTCTGTGCAGGATATCTTCATCAGATGGAGAGGAATACACTGTTTACAG TTGTATACGAGGGCGACTGATAGAAGTGAATGAAAACATTCTTAGCAATCCCGCTATTCTGCAAGAAAAG CCATCAACCGAGGGATACATCGCCGTGGTTCTACCCAAATTTGAAGAAAGCAAGAGTATAACCCAAGGACTTCTGACGCCGAAGGAGTACGAGGAGGTTTTGTTGAAACGCCGTAATTCTTCATGA